The Phormidium yuhuli AB48 DNA window CGAATCTCGCTGTTGCCATAGACTTGGGCCAGGCGGGCGATTTCAAACATCTGTTCAGCGTTGAGGCGACCGACAGGAACATGAAGGCCAGCATAGTTCAGTCCCTCTTGTTTTTGGGGATAAATGCCGATGTGATCTCGTTTCTCCCAGGCGATTTCGTCTTTGGGGGCAGCTTCGGGGAGGGATTGAGCGAATTCTTGTTCGACGGCGGTTCGGAATTTTTCTAGGCCCCAGTCGTCAATCAGCCACATGAGACGGGATTTTTGCCGGTTGGCCCGGGGTCCGTGGTCCCGGAAAACCCGCAGGATGGCACAACTGAGGTCGGCGAGTTGGTCGGCGGTGACCCAGGCGTTGAGGGGGATGGCGGCTTCGCAACGTTTGGCGGAGAAGAAGCCCCCAACGAGGACGTTGAAGCCAAAGTTACCGTCTTTGAAGGCGGGAACATAGGCAATGTCGTTGATTTCGGCATGGACGGAGTTGTCGGGGCCTCCAGCCACGGCAATGTTGAATTTACGGGGGAGGTTAGTATAGTCAGGGTTCCCGGCTCCGTGGTTGGTGATGGCATCTTGGATGGCTTGACAGAGGGGGATGGTGTCGATAAATTCGGCGCCGTCAATGCCAGCAACGGGGGAACCGGTGATGTTACGGACGTTGTCCATGCCGGACTGGACGCTGGTTAGACCGATGTTCTGGAGTTGTTGCAGGATATCGGGGAAGTCCTCGAAGCGAATCCCCCGCAGTTGTAGGTTTTGCCGGGTGGTAATGTC harbors:
- a CDS encoding ferredoxin--nitrite reductase, whose protein sequence is MTSSAPAPTKLNKFEKYKVEKDGLAVKDELEEFSRLGWEALDETDLVHRLKWLGIFFRPVTPGQFMLRLRIANGILNSEQLRVLAGIVQRYGDDGSADITTRQNLQLRGIRFEDFPDILQQLQNIGLTSVQSGMDNVRNITGSPVAGIDGAEFIDTIPLCQAIQDAITNHGAGNPDYTNLPRKFNIAVAGGPDNSVHAEINDIAYVPAFKDGNFGFNVLVGGFFSAKRCEAAIPLNAWVTADQLADLSCAILRVFRDHGPRANRQKSRLMWLIDDWGLEKFRTAVEQEFAQSLPEAAPKDEIAWEKRDHIGIYPQKQEGLNYAGLHVPVGRLNAEQMFEIARLAQVYGNSEIRLTVEQNVIITGIEQAKLDAFQQEPLLQTFSLAPAPLVRELVSCTGARFCNFALVETKQRALALAQELTEELTLSQPVRIHWTGCPNSCGQPQVADIGLMGTKTRKDGKTVEAVDIYMGGKVGKDAKLGERVLKSIPCEDLKPVLRDLLLDKFGAIQRA